The Streptomyces sp. NBC_01268 genome window below encodes:
- a CDS encoding condensation domain-containing protein, which translates to MTRSRSEFRSHSAEPPRALERTGPLTFGQLAQLVEYEEVLVGAPEAAWTRTLTQRWALPADTEVSAVRDALALLARRHEIVRTTFERDDSGDPVQKVWKPGAERIRTIDPGALASEAGWTESYLASLRREPLPVGMEPPITFDILAEGDTAKDVLIAFHHIVADYRSMQILHREFLSALTLLSQGKTDLAVAPPRQPIDEALIQAARAGQEGDGLEPWREVLDATAPTSYPRWDERRSAGYTATFASESLQHAVSVLSQRNGLWPAQALLGLYAFVIARYTGLPSTSLCVISSNRFTYPTGVHCCALRVPVVLPTGAVAPDELMKTVEAATRNLHRNADHDARALRRMLDGRQESTGFNTRLRLEYNFFSRRGGAIRTGMPYGTRSPSTFRHEPTEPADPTLTYLAARPGRGTEPMVLSLEANEAFLPLPAASALLRALESLGAELAAAGDEEKGREEEGTVSWAAHMDLALNARPAVSGLLAFRSGYVDAHRIVRAVNAELGDGCVVDVAVRGRGTPRERLAVRLSESPGHEATADLLAKLRRRAHRDPSLVIPTEVM; encoded by the coding sequence GTGACCCGTTCCCGTTCCGAATTCCGTTCCCATTCCGCCGAGCCGCCCCGAGCTCTCGAGCGCACGGGCCCCCTCACCTTCGGGCAGCTCGCGCAGCTCGTGGAGTACGAGGAAGTGCTCGTCGGCGCCCCGGAAGCCGCGTGGACCCGGACGCTGACCCAGCGATGGGCTCTCCCTGCGGACACCGAGGTCTCCGCGGTACGCGACGCCTTGGCGCTGCTTGCCCGCCGGCACGAGATCGTCCGTACGACCTTCGAGCGGGACGACTCCGGAGACCCGGTCCAGAAGGTGTGGAAACCGGGAGCCGAGCGGATCCGGACGATCGACCCGGGAGCTCTTGCGAGCGAGGCCGGATGGACAGAGTCCTACCTGGCGTCGCTCCGGCGAGAGCCGCTTCCCGTCGGCATGGAGCCGCCGATCACCTTCGACATCCTTGCCGAGGGAGACACGGCGAAGGACGTGCTGATCGCGTTCCACCACATCGTCGCCGACTACCGGAGCATGCAGATCCTCCACCGCGAGTTCCTCAGCGCGTTGACGCTGCTGAGCCAGGGGAAGACGGATCTGGCGGTCGCGCCGCCACGGCAGCCGATCGACGAGGCGCTGATCCAGGCGGCTCGCGCCGGCCAGGAGGGCGACGGTCTCGAGCCCTGGCGGGAGGTGCTGGACGCGACGGCCCCCACCTCGTACCCGCGGTGGGACGAACGCCGCTCGGCGGGCTACACGGCCACGTTCGCATCGGAGTCGCTCCAGCACGCGGTCTCCGTCCTGTCCCAGCGGAACGGGCTGTGGCCGGCCCAGGCGTTGCTGGGCCTCTACGCCTTCGTCATCGCCCGCTACACCGGCTTGCCCTCCACGTCCCTGTGCGTCATCTCCTCCAACAGGTTCACCTATCCGACGGGCGTCCACTGCTGCGCCCTGCGTGTGCCCGTCGTCCTTCCCACGGGAGCAGTGGCTCCGGATGAGCTCATGAAGACCGTGGAGGCCGCGACAAGGAATCTGCATCGGAACGCCGACCACGACGCTCGCGCTCTTCGCAGGATGCTGGACGGCCGCCAGGAGAGCACGGGATTCAACACCCGCCTGAGACTGGAGTACAACTTCTTCTCCCGACGCGGTGGGGCCATCCGTACGGGCATGCCGTACGGCACGCGATCCCCCAGCACATTCCGTCACGAACCCACGGAACCGGCCGACCCGACCCTCACCTATCTCGCGGCGCGGCCCGGCAGAGGAACGGAACCCATGGTGCTCTCTCTCGAAGCCAACGAAGCCTTTCTGCCGCTGCCGGCCGCCTCGGCCCTCTTGCGTGCCTTGGAAAGCCTGGGTGCGGAACTCGCGGCGGCCGGAGACGAGGAGAAGGGTCGGGAAGAGGAAGGAACCGTCAGCTGGGCCGCGCACATGGACCTCGCGCTCAACGCGCGGCCCGCGGTGTCCGGGCTGCTCGCCTTCCGGTCCGGGTACGTCGACGCGCACCGGATCGTACGGGCCGTCAACGCCGAGCTGGGTGACGGGTGCGTGGTCGATGTGGCGGTACGTGGCCGGGGAACACCGCGCGAGCGGCTCGCGGTCCGTCTGTCAGAGTCTCCAGGGCACGAGGCGACAGCGGATCTGCTGGCGAAATTGCGTCGCCGGGCACACCGTGACCCGTCGCTGGTGATCCCGACCGAGGTAATGTGA
- a CDS encoding TOMM precursor leader peptide-binding protein: MSGDARLGAVPAAGSYGPGVLCVDVAGFEERQDVLARAPHVVRRGGLHLPVVIDDEGTSIGPLTTPGFSACLQCAAHVADRAAPTPDPAAVPSPAPAALTPLVAALISATVALEAGRIVCDPDRLPLSLGHVVRVEHDTGAVAILAVTQVDGCEVCGSLIELALGGEL; encoded by the coding sequence GTGAGCGGTGACGCGCGACTCGGCGCGGTGCCTGCGGCCGGGTCCTACGGTCCCGGAGTGCTGTGCGTGGACGTGGCCGGATTCGAGGAACGGCAGGACGTGCTCGCGCGTGCGCCGCACGTCGTGCGTCGAGGTGGCCTGCACCTGCCCGTCGTCATCGACGACGAGGGCACGTCGATCGGTCCGCTCACGACGCCGGGCTTCTCGGCCTGTCTGCAATGTGCCGCGCACGTCGCGGACCGGGCGGCCCCGACCCCGGACCCCGCCGCCGTGCCGTCCCCCGCGCCCGCCGCCCTCACCCCCCTCGTCGCCGCCCTCATCTCGGCCACCGTCGCCCTCGAGGCCGGCAGGATCGTGTGCGACCCCGACCGGCTGCCCCTCTCCCTCGGCCACGTCGTCCGCGTCGAGCACGACACCGGGGCGGTGGCGATACTCGCCGTCACCCAGGTCGACGGGTGCGAGGTGTGCGGGTCCCTCATCGAGCTCGCCCTGGGGGGAGAGCTGTGA
- a CDS encoding YcaO-like family protein codes for MNDGVRPAAPDTLGLLEDLLVRRSGSISSLQPLDDFYNDEPRGQGWVAQLPPNAHRPQGTAALPRATGGRGRDRLARLKAVMEAAERISLSTVPPERLTYGTAAELSDRLGPEAFPEPWRGSPAWERPMHWCRAVRIGAEEAGFVLVPAQLVYCPYWEPDRQAMLWDPSSNGAAAAFSYGDAVARASREAFERHVILLAHYLRLGGEELDWLDLALEPGALLMGLEARTLGLRVRVACLVRTPFPVVVCVVVDPTKRFPALTTGSACAVTVEQAASSAISEALHARRQARDFLTDVPPVEASDLETIEERVVYWGQPDAPGRLEYLFGGSRPLEGTYTQGYLDEGYAAEVTAPQLADAGVSVVKVVHPRLQPLFFAESDKLLLEQARRSAMSTDPHPYA; via the coding sequence GTGAACGACGGCGTACGCCCGGCCGCCCCCGACACCCTTGGCCTGCTGGAGGACCTCCTCGTCCGGCGGAGCGGGTCGATCTCCTCGCTGCAGCCCCTCGACGACTTCTACAACGACGAGCCCCGGGGGCAGGGATGGGTCGCACAGCTGCCGCCGAACGCCCACCGGCCGCAGGGGACCGCAGCCCTTCCCCGGGCCACCGGAGGCCGTGGCCGTGACCGCCTCGCCCGGCTGAAGGCGGTGATGGAGGCGGCCGAGCGCATCAGCCTCAGTACGGTGCCGCCCGAGCGCCTGACGTACGGCACGGCCGCCGAGCTCTCCGACCGCCTCGGTCCCGAGGCCTTCCCCGAACCCTGGCGCGGGTCCCCGGCCTGGGAGCGGCCCATGCACTGGTGCCGTGCCGTCAGGATCGGCGCCGAGGAGGCCGGTTTCGTCCTGGTGCCCGCCCAGTTGGTCTACTGCCCCTACTGGGAGCCGGACCGGCAAGCCATGCTGTGGGATCCGAGCAGCAACGGCGCGGCGGCCGCGTTCTCCTACGGCGACGCGGTGGCGCGTGCCTCGCGGGAGGCCTTCGAGCGCCATGTGATCCTGCTGGCGCACTACCTCCGGCTCGGCGGTGAGGAGCTCGACTGGCTCGACCTGGCGCTGGAGCCGGGGGCGCTGCTGATGGGGCTCGAAGCCCGCACTCTCGGCCTGCGCGTCCGGGTCGCCTGCCTGGTGCGCACCCCCTTCCCCGTGGTGGTCTGCGTCGTGGTCGACCCGACGAAGCGTTTTCCCGCGCTCACCACGGGAAGCGCGTGCGCGGTCACCGTCGAGCAGGCGGCGAGCTCCGCCATCAGCGAGGCCCTCCACGCCCGCAGGCAGGCACGGGACTTCCTCACGGACGTGCCGCCGGTGGAGGCGTCCGACCTCGAGACGATCGAGGAGCGGGTCGTCTACTGGGGACAGCCGGACGCGCCCGGGCGACTGGAGTACCTCTTCGGCGGCTCCAGGCCCCTCGAGGGCACGTACACGCAGGGATACCTGGACGAGGGGTACGCGGCCGAGGTGACGGCCCCGCAGCTCGCCGACGCCGGTGTCAGCGTCGTGAAGGTCGTCCATCCGCGGCTGCAACCCCTCTTCTTCGCCGAGAGCGACAAGCTCCTGCTGGAGCAGGCACGCCGTTCGGCCATGTCCACCGATCCGCACCCCTACGCCTGA
- a CDS encoding SagB/ThcOx family dehydrogenase: MADKEATATALDFHRGTHADAAMLADWQMLPTDQWPDEWFTYNEKVYPRLDGTPLPVPGSPPSAAGADWLERRTSTRTPLDEMTLADLAHVLWYTTHSRPADQDGPLDWHRPYPSAGGRLGCEFYVIAQNVSGLTSGVYNYQVRQHELVRLRAGLTPKVLRFLFGDGWTARTCAFVVATVSLDRLETKYGQRGYRYGLVEAGAAAQTLCLVAASASLGTCVIGGFADVPMGQLLLCTPNSELPVLAVAFGDIEEGRADARD; this comes from the coding sequence ATGGCGGACAAGGAAGCGACGGCCACCGCGCTCGACTTCCACCGCGGCACCCACGCCGATGCCGCGATGCTGGCCGACTGGCAAATGCTGCCGACCGACCAGTGGCCGGACGAGTGGTTCACGTACAACGAGAAGGTCTACCCACGCCTGGACGGCACCCCGCTGCCGGTCCCCGGATCCCCTCCTTCCGCGGCGGGCGCCGACTGGCTCGAACGCCGGACCAGCACCCGCACCCCTCTCGACGAGATGACGCTCGCCGACCTCGCCCACGTCCTCTGGTACACGACGCACTCCCGGCCGGCCGACCAGGACGGCCCCCTCGACTGGCACCGCCCGTACCCCTCGGCCGGCGGCCGGCTGGGGTGCGAGTTCTACGTCATCGCGCAGAACGTTTCGGGACTGACCTCCGGGGTCTACAACTACCAGGTAAGACAGCATGAGTTGGTGCGCCTCCGGGCGGGACTGACTCCGAAGGTCCTGCGCTTCCTCTTCGGCGACGGATGGACGGCACGCACCTGCGCCTTCGTCGTCGCGACGGTCTCGCTCGACCGGCTGGAGACCAAGTACGGCCAACGGGGCTACCGGTACGGCCTCGTGGAAGCCGGCGCGGCCGCCCAGACGCTCTGTCTCGTCGCGGCCTCGGCATCCCTGGGCACCTGCGTCATCGGCGGATTCGCCGACGTACCGATGGGCCAACTCCTCTTGTGCACACCGAACTCGGAACTCCCCGTGCTGGCCGTCGCCTTCGGCGACATCGAGGAGGGACGAGCCGATGCTCGTGACTGA
- a CDS encoding JmjC domain-containing protein → MLVTDHAVDSVLGVSHAELSEAMGRRWFHKTGALRPEATFGWNALNKALRYGNLGTDQVRLVGGDVATEELFHRAVAGGSRVYHRIAPQAVHRGLDSGGTLVIDQLDLVDPWADQVARALSGVFSARVQANVYASLRGAPGFGAHRDTHDVFVVQGSGRKHWTVAPGDGTDEVRLTMEPGDVLYLPEGTTHDVATHAQGSLHITFAVPRPNLQELLTWRAADSGGTFLRTAVDPSDPAAAAASVAQWAGRVVGEADIRRFLEDAVGGAMAPSCTNLPYACGDPSVLEGLSARRSFVCVLPDGATDHARVLARLTATDRTPVKELLAGVAVDDPVAVVGDLMRWGLIDVSET, encoded by the coding sequence ATGCTCGTGACTGACCACGCGGTCGACAGCGTCCTGGGCGTGTCGCATGCCGAGCTGTCCGAGGCCATGGGCAGACGGTGGTTCCACAAGACAGGCGCCCTGAGGCCGGAGGCCACGTTCGGATGGAACGCCCTCAACAAGGCACTGCGGTACGGGAATCTGGGCACCGACCAGGTCCGCCTGGTCGGCGGCGACGTGGCGACCGAAGAACTGTTCCACCGCGCCGTCGCGGGCGGCTCCCGGGTGTACCACCGGATCGCCCCGCAGGCCGTACACCGGGGGCTCGACAGCGGTGGCACCCTCGTCATCGACCAGCTCGACCTGGTGGACCCCTGGGCCGACCAGGTGGCGCGCGCCCTGTCGGGGGTCTTCTCGGCGCGGGTCCAGGCCAATGTCTACGCCTCGCTGCGCGGCGCGCCGGGCTTCGGCGCGCACCGTGACACCCATGACGTCTTCGTCGTCCAGGGCAGCGGGCGCAAGCACTGGACCGTGGCGCCGGGCGACGGCACCGACGAGGTGCGCCTCACCATGGAACCGGGCGACGTCCTGTATCTGCCCGAGGGCACGACCCACGACGTGGCCACGCACGCGCAAGGATCCCTGCACATCACGTTCGCCGTCCCCCGGCCGAACCTGCAAGAGCTCCTGACATGGCGGGCCGCTGATTCGGGCGGCACCTTCCTGCGCACCGCCGTCGACCCGTCCGACCCCGCGGCCGCCGCCGCGTCCGTCGCGCAGTGGGCGGGACGTGTCGTCGGCGAGGCCGACATCCGCCGCTTCCTGGAGGACGCTGTTGGCGGCGCCATGGCACCCTCCTGCACGAACCTGCCCTATGCGTGCGGTGACCCGTCCGTTCTGGAGGGACTGTCCGCGCGGCGGTCGTTCGTCTGCGTCCTGCCCGACGGGGCCACCGACCACGCGCGGGTCCTCGCCCGGCTGACGGCGACCGACCGTACCCCTGTGAAGGAACTCCTCGCTGGCGTCGCGGTGGACGACCCGGTCGCCGTCGTCGGCGATCTCATGCGGTGGGGCCTGATCGACGTGTCGGAGACGTGA
- a CDS encoding insulinase family protein, with amino-acid sequence MRRTREAEAGFGWSEQRGDTAALALVFPAGFAAEGADRPGLAHFTEHMIMAPSGGRAEPYASLEEAGCLLEARTRRDHMTVTVSGPQDSFLDAVGTVVAHLADLERPDGTADRQAEIIRNEVLDKTRLAPQSDTWRWCVPTPDGPIGLDHDPITSPALSGSVGHAGTWRAFAAERVRLDGCAVGLAADPTRVRPEDVASLLGPRTWGERAPASAPAHFRAAGVRRHALVVPVVDDGPSGQAAALVAGHLFAARAATVHRRRPAPVRYGLFDEWFSESGPTALEVPLPVGFDPTAHEHELLRSLRAAVDPGRTTRAGEQLSEQWRTRTETASAGARSIAWAAFARHHGDPFVHVDLDLVARHLETITVWEEH; translated from the coding sequence ATGCGCCGCACACGAGAAGCGGAGGCCGGTTTCGGCTGGTCCGAGCAGCGGGGTGACACCGCGGCCCTCGCGCTGGTGTTCCCGGCGGGCTTCGCTGCGGAAGGGGCCGACCGGCCGGGCCTGGCCCACTTCACGGAACACATGATCATGGCGCCGTCGGGGGGACGCGCGGAACCGTACGCGTCCCTCGAAGAGGCGGGCTGCCTCCTGGAGGCCCGGACACGAAGGGACCACATGACCGTCACGGTCAGCGGGCCCCAGGACTCCTTCCTGGACGCCGTCGGTACCGTCGTGGCCCATCTCGCCGACCTGGAGCGGCCCGACGGCACCGCCGACCGCCAGGCGGAGATCATCCGCAACGAGGTGCTGGACAAGACCCGGCTCGCGCCCCAGTCGGACACCTGGCGCTGGTGCGTGCCCACCCCCGACGGGCCGATCGGACTCGACCACGACCCGATCACCTCACCGGCGCTGTCGGGATCCGTCGGCCATGCCGGGACCTGGCGGGCCTTCGCCGCGGAGCGGGTCCGCCTGGACGGGTGCGCCGTCGGGCTGGCGGCGGACCCGACCAGGGTCCGCCCCGAGGACGTGGCGTCGTTGCTCGGTCCGAGGACGTGGGGAGAGCGGGCCCCGGCCTCGGCGCCCGCGCACTTCAGGGCCGCGGGCGTGCGGCGGCACGCGCTCGTCGTCCCCGTCGTGGACGACGGTCCGTCCGGGCAGGCCGCCGCCCTCGTGGCCGGACACCTGTTCGCGGCCAGGGCCGCGACGGTCCATCGGCGGCGGCCCGCACCCGTACGGTACGGCCTGTTCGACGAGTGGTTCAGCGAGAGCGGACCGACGGCCCTGGAAGTTCCGCTGCCGGTCGGATTCGACCCGACGGCACACGAGCACGAGCTGCTGCGAAGCCTCCGCGCCGCTGTCGACCCCGGCCGGACGACACGTGCGGGTGAGCAGCTGTCCGAGCAGTGGCGTACGCGTACCGAAACGGCCTCGGCAGGCGCCCGATCGATCGCCTGGGCCGCGTTCGCGCGACATCACGGCGACCCGTTCGTCCACGTCGACCTCGACCTCGTCGCGCGTCACCTGGAGACGATCACCGTCTGGGAGGAGCACTGA
- a CDS encoding MFS transporter, whose translation MLTPPSAPEKATDRVRLLRRVSTVSSLEDGAFTVVLPVLAQKSAGSMGVAAVFIAVTAPWALASLPLGYLADHLSRTRLAKAAALGRLGFAALLATLPLWGGYDQWLFTAVAFGLGTCGVASEIARQSLVPQLVAQPEDLVAANVEIAKVSQLYGAFVGPLLAGTLLSWNQSLTTTVLAVLAVLTLLFTLRLPPVPPLRDEPMRPRTMVGDGLGGFRYIWRTRTLLALAASSCLVSVIWYVWETSFTAYALADDGLAASDLVYSLLLLSGAAGGFVGARLVQRMLRAFPLSTALSLSLVGWTVWFAVPAFTSNWFAVAGSLLVGGCSGLLWNTISISVRQLVTSVEILGRTTAAYRVITRTGRVIGAALAALLMAHMPWQHILAACAGAIALTALGLHLLYRDGTANGAEPLTKEQG comes from the coding sequence ATGCTGACACCCCCCTCCGCCCCCGAGAAGGCGACGGACCGCGTCCGCCTCCTCCGCCGCGTCAGTACGGTCTCCAGCCTTGAGGACGGCGCCTTCACCGTCGTCCTCCCGGTCCTCGCGCAGAAGTCGGCCGGCAGCATGGGCGTGGCGGCCGTCTTCATCGCCGTCACCGCTCCCTGGGCCCTGGCATCGCTGCCCCTCGGCTACCTCGCGGACCACCTGTCGCGGACACGGCTCGCGAAGGCGGCCGCGCTCGGACGCCTCGGCTTCGCCGCGCTCCTCGCGACCCTGCCCCTCTGGGGCGGCTACGACCAGTGGCTGTTCACCGCCGTGGCATTCGGCCTGGGCACCTGCGGCGTGGCCTCGGAGATCGCGCGTCAGTCCCTCGTACCGCAACTCGTCGCCCAACCCGAGGACCTGGTCGCGGCCAACGTGGAGATCGCGAAGGTCTCCCAGCTCTACGGGGCGTTCGTCGGGCCCCTGCTGGCCGGGACGCTCCTGTCCTGGAACCAGTCGCTGACCACGACGGTCCTGGCCGTCCTCGCCGTTCTCACCCTCCTGTTCACCCTGCGGCTGCCACCCGTCCCGCCCTTGCGGGACGAGCCCATGCGGCCGCGGACCATGGTCGGAGACGGCCTCGGCGGATTCCGGTACATCTGGCGCACCCGCACCCTGCTGGCCCTCGCCGCGTCGAGTTGCCTCGTCTCCGTCATCTGGTACGTCTGGGAGACCTCCTTCACGGCCTACGCCCTCGCCGACGACGGCCTCGCGGCCTCCGACCTCGTCTACTCGCTGCTGCTCCTGTCCGGGGCAGCCGGCGGGTTCGTCGGCGCCCGGCTGGTCCAGCGGATGCTGCGCGCGTTCCCCCTGAGCACCGCGCTGTCACTGAGCCTGGTCGGCTGGACCGTGTGGTTCGCCGTGCCGGCCTTCACGTCGAACTGGTTCGCCGTGGCCGGCAGCCTGCTCGTCGGCGGCTGCAGCGGCCTTCTGTGGAACACCATCTCGATCTCCGTACGGCAGCTGGTGACGTCCGTCGAGATCCTCGGCAGGACCACGGCCGCCTACCGCGTCATCACCAGGACCGGCCGCGTCATCGGAGCCGCGCTCGCCGCCCTCCTCATGGCGCACATGCCGTGGCAGCACATCCTGGCCGCGTGCGCGGGCGCCATCGCCCTGACAGCCCTCGGCCTCCACCTCCTGTACCGCGACGGCACCGCGAACGGTGCGGAGCCGCTGACGAAGGAGCAGGGATGA